One Pullulanibacillus sp. KACC 23026 DNA segment encodes these proteins:
- a CDS encoding stage V sporulation protein D, producing MRVSNVTVRKRLIFILIFGLLVFGGFIIRLGYVQIFMNNWLTQKALDSWSKEIPYAAERGDILDRNGNVLATNESRPTVLIVPRQVRNPAKTARALAKVLGASDEKVYKTITKKALSVYINPEGKKISNEKALEIKKLNLPGVFIAEDFKRSYPNGSFLSHVLGFAGIDNQGLTGLESYYDALLKGMSGHVNFFSDAQGNRMSSLKDTYTPPKDGLNLQLTIDEKVQKIIERELDNAESKYHPEGEIAIAMNPNTGEILGMASRPDFNPENYQEVTQDVYNHNLPVWKTYEPGSTFKVITLAAALQEDKVDLKNEDFYDPGYIDVAGTNLHCWKRGGHGSETFMQVVENSCNPGFVELGQRLGKDKLLQYINAFGFGQKTGIDLQGEAKGILFSPDRMGPLETATTAFGQGVSVTPIQQVAAVSAAVNGGYLYTPYIAKDWIDPDTGEVVSQNSPVMKRQVISSATSKKVREALESVVANGTGRNAYQDGWRIGGKTGTAQKVENGHYLKNNYILSFMGFAPADDPQIVVYVAIDHPKYTVQFGGTVAAPIAGRIIADSLSAMGVKQRTNGMPKEERYGDPVTVKVPNLIGKTKKQISQSYYDLKILSNGQGDKVVRQAPKPGTKVEAGSSIRVYFEGTADKDKK from the coding sequence TTGCGAGTATCAAATGTTACAGTGAGAAAACGTCTAATCTTCATACTTATTTTTGGTTTATTGGTATTTGGGGGCTTTATTATTCGACTTGGCTATGTTCAAATTTTTATGAACAATTGGCTCACTCAGAAAGCCTTAGATTCATGGAGTAAAGAAATTCCTTACGCGGCAGAACGGGGGGATATTCTCGATCGGAATGGAAACGTGCTCGCTACGAATGAGAGTCGCCCAACCGTCTTAATTGTGCCGAGGCAAGTTCGAAATCCTGCCAAAACAGCGAGAGCTCTTGCAAAGGTCTTAGGTGCTTCTGACGAAAAGGTCTATAAGACAATCACTAAGAAGGCTTTGTCGGTGTATATTAACCCAGAAGGAAAGAAAATCAGTAATGAAAAGGCTCTGGAAATTAAGAAGCTTAACCTTCCGGGTGTGTTTATTGCTGAAGATTTTAAGCGAAGTTATCCGAATGGCAGCTTCCTGTCCCATGTGTTAGGGTTTGCTGGGATCGATAACCAGGGTTTGACGGGTTTAGAGTCCTATTATGATGCTTTACTTAAAGGAATGTCTGGGCATGTCAATTTTTTCTCAGATGCTCAAGGAAACCGGATGTCGTCATTAAAGGATACTTATACGCCGCCAAAAGATGGGCTCAATCTACAATTGACCATTGATGAAAAGGTTCAAAAGATCATTGAACGGGAATTGGATAATGCCGAATCGAAATATCATCCAGAAGGAGAAATTGCCATTGCCATGAATCCGAATACAGGTGAAATTCTTGGTATGGCATCACGCCCTGATTTTAACCCTGAGAATTATCAAGAAGTCACCCAAGATGTGTATAACCACAATCTCCCAGTGTGGAAAACTTATGAGCCGGGCTCCACTTTTAAGGTCATTACTTTGGCTGCGGCACTTCAAGAAGATAAGGTCGATTTGAAAAATGAAGACTTTTATGATCCAGGGTATATTGACGTAGCAGGGACGAATCTCCACTGCTGGAAACGGGGTGGCCATGGTTCCGAAACCTTCATGCAAGTTGTTGAAAATTCCTGCAACCCTGGTTTTGTTGAACTCGGTCAACGCTTAGGAAAGGATAAACTCCTGCAGTATATTAATGCATTTGGATTTGGCCAAAAAACGGGAATTGATTTACAAGGAGAGGCAAAAGGAATCTTATTTAGTCCTGACCGCATGGGGCCACTTGAAACGGCTACTACTGCGTTTGGTCAAGGGGTGTCTGTCACACCGATTCAGCAAGTTGCAGCCGTTTCCGCTGCCGTTAATGGCGGTTATCTCTACACGCCATACATCGCAAAGGACTGGATTGATCCTGATACAGGTGAGGTAGTGAGCCAAAACAGTCCTGTCATGAAGCGACAAGTTATTTCTTCGGCGACGTCAAAAAAAGTGCGAGAGGCACTTGAAAGCGTTGTGGCAAACGGAACAGGCCGTAATGCTTATCAGGACGGCTGGCGGATCGGCGGGAAAACAGGAACGGCTCAAAAAGTAGAAAATGGTCACTATCTGAAAAATAATTACATCCTCTCATTTATGGGATTCGCCCCGGCCGATGATCCTCAGATTGTCGTGTATGTCGCGATCGACCATCCGAAGTATACGGTGCAATTCGGTGGTACCGTTGCTGCACCTATTGCCGGTCGGATTATTGCTGATAGTCTCAGTGCCATGGGAGTCAAACAACGGACAAACGGGATGCCAAAAGAAGAGCGATACGGTGATCCAGTAACGGTTAAAGTACCTAACCTTATTGGCAAAACAAAGAAGCAAATCAGTCAAAGCTACTATGATCTTAAAATTCTATCAAACGGACAGGGAGACAAGGTTGTCAGGCAAGCACCGAAGCCAGGAACAAAAGTTGAAGCAGGCTCGTCCATACGTGTTTATTTTGAAGGAACGGCTGATAAAGACAAAAAATAG